A stretch of Anas acuta chromosome 3, bAnaAcu1.1, whole genome shotgun sequence DNA encodes these proteins:
- the AGT gene encoding angiotensinogen, with product MNLTADLLCLLLCLTVVACDRVYVHPFSLFSFNKSTCEDMENLAQEGRKTFVPASIESQTTPAYEDDLKDKVKLDTPNLSGRGRQKLSYLKDFVYVLGVRFYSELREAHRGQNVLLSPTSLYGSLVSFYLGASNQTAADLQGLLGFVPPSGDPDCTSRVDGHKVLASLRTIESLIKNRDEELLFSKTLCLFTAPGIPLSEQFVHDLFPSADAFYTRAVDFTNPSEATKQINTFVEAKSEGRSKCLLTDLDPSTDLLFAVDVRLAVKAKKASRLKEPQEFWVDSNTAISVPMLLVTGTFKYKTDASETFSVIEVPVSKNALLVLLQPINGNDLDKVESKLPLQSVAWLQDLSPRDIKLTLPELKIEDSSDLQELLADMKLPALLGKGADLSKISDTNLTVRKIINNAFFKLTNDEADPPEDPTAQKEDSGPLEVTLNKPFLLAVFEEKSRAMLFLGRITNPLQSV from the exons ATGAACCTCACAGCAGACCTTCTCTGCTTGCTCCTCTGCCTCACTGTGGTGGCTTGTGACCGGGTCTATGTCCAtcctttcagtttgttttctttcaacaaGAGTACCTGTGAGGATATGGAAAACCTGGCCcaagagggaaggaaaacatttgtcCCTGCCTCCATCGAGTCCCAAACCACACCTGCTTATGAAGATGACCTGAAGGACAAAGTCAAGCTGGACACCCCGAACCTGAGTGGCCGTGGGAGGCAGAAACTGAGCTACCTGAAGGACTTTGTGTATGTCCTGGGTGTGCGGTTTTACAGTGAGCTGAGGGAAGCACATCGAGGCCAAAATGTCCTCCTGTCCCCAACCAGTCTCTATGGCTCCTTGGTGTCTTTCTACCTGGGTGCATCCAACCAGACGGCCGCTGATTTGCAGGGTTTGCTGGGATTTGTTCCCCCCTCTGGAGATCCTGACTGCACCTCTAGGGTGGATGGGCACAAGGTTCTTGCAAGCCTGAGGACTATTGAAAGCCTCATCAAAAACAGGGATGAGGAGCTGCTCTTTTCCAAGACACTCTGCCTCTTCACTGCCCCTGGCATACCCTTATCTGAACAGTTCGTGCATGATTTGTTCCCCTCAGCTGATGCTTTCTACACCCGAGCTGTGGACTTTACAAACCCAAGTGAGgcaacaaagcaaataaacaccTTTGTGGAGGCCAAAAGCGAGGGCCGAAGCAAATGCTTACTGACAGACCTTGACCCATCCACCGATCTGCTGTTTGCAGTGGATGTCCGCTTGGCAG tgaaagCTAAGAAAGCCTCCCGGCTAAAAGAGCCTCAGGAGTTCTGGGTCGATTCGAACACAGCAATCTCGGTCCCCATGCTGTTGGTAACTGGGACGTTCAAGTACAAGACTGACGCCAGCGAGACTTTTTCTGTGATTGAAGTCCCTGTCAGCAAGAATGCTcttctggtgctgctgcagcccatcAATGGCAACGACCTGGACAAAGTAGAGTCCAAGCTCCCTTTGCAGTCTGTGGCCTGGCTCCAGGATCTGTCCCCAAG aGATATTAAATTAACTTTGCCAGAGTTAAAAATAGAAGACAGCTCTGATCTACAGGAACTTCTTGCAGATATGAAACTGCCTGCATTGCTGGGGAAAGGGGCAGATCTCAGTAAAATAAGTGACACCAATCTAACTGTTAGGAAG ATCATAAATAATGCCTTTTTCAAACTGACAAACGATGAAGCAGATCCACCAGAagaccccacagcacagaagGAAGATTCGGGACCACTCGAAGTAACACTGAACAAGCCATTCCTTTTAGCTGTTTTTGAAGAGAAGTCAAGGGCAATGCTTTTCCTTGGCAGAATAACAAACCCACTGCAGAGTGTTTAA